A single genomic interval of Aedes aegypti strain LVP_AGWG chromosome 1, AaegL5.0 Primary Assembly, whole genome shotgun sequence harbors:
- the LOC5565963 gene encoding RNA-binding protein squid, whose protein sequence is MADTQQDQDMNQQDMDSNGNPGRDDDRKLFVGGLSKETTEQDLRNHFGQYGEIESVNVKTDPQTGRSRGFAFIIFNSPESIDKVVAFEDHTVNGKKVDPKKAKARQGKIFVGGLSPETSDEEVKTFFEQFGNVVEMEMPFDKMKNQRKGFCFITYDSEAVVTELLKTPKQTVGGKEVDVKRATPKPEGMQMGGRGSMRGSPRGMRGGRGGFGGMRTYGQGWGGGQGFGGGYNQGGFGGGFGGGYGGGSGSGGGWGYDNYDYSGYGGGGFQGGKQRGGGGNRQYQRPY, encoded by the coding sequence ATGGCCGATACGCAACAGGACCAGGACATGAACCAGCAGGATATGGACAGCAACGGAAACCCAGGCCGGGACGATGACAGGAAACTGTTCGTCGGTGGACTGAGCAAGGAAACCACCGAGCAGGACCTGCGGAACCACTTCGGCCAGTACGGTGAGATCGAAAGTGTGAACGTCAAGACCGATCCCCAGACGGGCCGCTCACGAGGTTTTGCGTTCATCATCTTCAACAGTCCTGAGTCTATCGACAAGGTCGTGGCATTCGAAGACCATACCGTCAACGGCAAGAAGGTTGATCCGAAAAAGGCGAAAGCCAGACAGGGAAAGATCTTTGTCGGCGGCTTGAGTCCGGAAACCAGTGACGAGGAAGTGAAAACGTTCTTCGAACAGTTTGGAAACGTAGTGGAGATGGAGATGCCCTTCGATAAGATGAAGAACCAACGGAAGGGCTTCTGCTTCATTACGTACGACTCGGAAGCAGTGGTAACGGAACTCTTGAAGACGCCTAAGCAGACCGTGGGAGGCAAGGAAGTCGACGTGAAGCGAGCAACACCCAAGCCGGAAGGAATGCAGATGGGTGGCCGTGGATCGATGCGAGGATCGCCGCGTGGCATGCGTGGCGGTCGAGGCGGATTCGGCGGAATGAGAACCTACGGACAAGGCTGGGGCGGCGGACAAGGATTCGGCGGGGGATACAACCAAGGCGGTTTCGGAGGAGGATTCGGCGGTGGATACGGAGGAGGCAGCGGCAGTGGCGGCGGCTGGGGCTACGATAACTACGATTATTCCGGTTACGGTGGCGGCGGCTTCCAGGGCGGCAAACAACGAGGCGGCGGCGGAAACCGGCAGTACCAGAGGCCGTACTGA